From the genome of Astatotilapia calliptera chromosome 3, fAstCal1.2, whole genome shotgun sequence:
atgtaaaaaaaagtaaaaagcctacgcttagaaagaaaagagactggatttctttaagtttCATGAAGCTGTCTCAGGAGACCCAGGTTTTTTAAGCCATAGTGGGAGTTTTCCCTTAAGAGGGTTGTTGACCCACTATTTATCATGTgcctcatcacatgagccaagatgTGAAAAAGAGTGTGGGTCATTATCACCACATGTTTCAGGTGAAACCGCTGTGAGACCTTGCCTCATCCTATCATGTGATCCATTGAAATCGACTGATGCAAGATGTGAGTGagcgttaaggtgtctggggaggatctcaaaactggattatagatggcagagagttggtgtcgtaaacccccgcctctgttcaaagatagtcgctcacagtggacatagatggcgtctttcactcctctttcaaaccatctgtcctctctgtccaatgTGTGAACATGGATGACTGACAACTTACACAGAcataatgaacatttaaataaagctcaaTCCAAGTATAATCCAATGAAAGTGATAcattaatgaaattaaaatatttactgtTTAAAAGGCAGCAAAGCGTTTCTCTTtattaaagacacaaagctgagcCTGACACATTTAATCTCATTACAAAGTTACAGGCAACAGTTCATCCTTGGGGGTGGGACATAAATATTAGATGGTAATCCAACCAAGACGATGAGATATTTCAGTCCAACAGAAATCAGCATTCtctctttataaaaaaaaatcacatatttaaaaaaaacaaaaacaaattgcatgttacataataaaaataacatgacTTTGTTTATTCCCCGAATCCAAACGTTCCTTACATAAACGCTTGAGTTGAAGACAGTAGGAATGGTTTTGGTTCTTCGAAGAGGTCTTCTCCAGGTCTAAATACTGACAGGAAGTCACAGGTATTTCAGCTTCGAGGTGGTCCTGTGAGTCGCTGAGCCACCCTACCAACATGGTTTATTAAGAGCCAAAGTGCCACAGTGTGACCAGGATGTTCCAGGTGTTTCAAATAAGAGTTAAAGCATCCGCACGAACATAAAACGGGAAAAATAATTCTGGCAGCCTTTAACGCAAGGGCTTGAGACTACAATAATCTGGATGGCTGAAAACCTTCACAGATATGTCACTACTTCATTTAAACTGAAGGATTAAACAGTTCTTTTTACCAAATATACTGAGGAGTagttgtttcatttaatttgGTCCCAGAAACACTTCTGCAGTAACAGCACAAAGACTCATGGGGCTGTTAATGATCTTCAGGTCTTCACGGTGTAACTCTACAGGGGTCTGTGGGAATTCGGGAGGTTTAATTTTCAATATTTCCAGGTGAGGTTCTGGTGATTGGGTCAAATCTTCCAATCATTGCTGCTCCGGGTGATGATGTCATCCTGCCGTGTCACCTGGAGCCCACGTTCAATGTCCAGGGTATGACGGTGGAGTGGTCCAAACCCGACCTGAAGCCCGACCCGTCGGACCGGCTGAGCCGAGTGGAGTACGTTCACCTGTACAGGGACAGGCAGGAGGTCCCCGACATGAAGATGGCCTCGTACTTCAGGAGGACGGAGCTGTTCATGGACGACATGAAACACGGGAACATTTCACTGAAGATCCTGAACGTGTCGGAGGAAGACAACGGCAGATACAGATGTTTCATCCCCAAGCTGCGGAGCAGAGTCAAGTCTGCAATCGTTGAACTTATAGTCGGTCAGAAGATTTGTTCAATCCAAACTGAACTTTCAGACTTGGAATCATGCtttgtgtattattttaacTCATTTCCAAACTTTCAGTCTCATTTTATCAGCTTATTATAACTCTAGTGTTTATGGTCTTTTTAGATCCAAATTTTGCTAAAACCTCCACGACGGAGACGCCATTGCACTTCCAAACTCCAGATCCTCAGGACGCGACTCCAGCAAATGGTGAGAAGTCAAATTTTCTCTGTCACTTGTGTTTGGGTGACAtttttttgtccatttgtgGTAACCTTGTTTATTTCTCGTCTACGTCAGCAGGTCGATCCAGGGTCTCTGTGGTCGCCGTTGTCATCACCTTCATGTCGGTTCTGGTTGTCGTCGCTTTTTCTGCATGTTTCTCTCGCTGCCTTCATCAGAAATTAAATGTAagtaagaaacaaataaaacacaaacatgttgttGCTTCCTGTTAGACTGACTCATTATTCAATTTCTTTCAACAGAAGCTTTCAGAAGGCAAAACGACCCAAAGCCAAGTATAACTATTCCAGGTGCCTTGCGAACGTTGGTGTTAATGGAGCCGAGACCATTTGAGATTTATCTTTTCTGGATCTTCACAGTCAAGTGGAAAATTTAAACCAGCAGCCACTGGGAGACACTCGGGCCAAGCAGCACTGAGGTCATCATAAAGCCAGTGGATTTATTTATCGAGCtcattttcaaagaaaaagaacatttaaagatttaaggACTTTCTAGTCCCTTTAATGCAAGACTGAAGAAAACCTCCTCTGCTCAAGATGTAGAAGGATGAagatcatatttatttttatggatTTGTATTAACTTGAAGACTTAAAATTCTAACTTATTAAAGTTTTACACCTTACTGGTTAAGGACAAAGTAATTCTTCCTAAAAGCTACTAGTGATGGACAAATTAAAAGAGGAAGTCCTCCCTGAAATCGATTTgctgctttatttataaagttttaTTGGACATTTCCAGCTCAGTGTGTTGGAAAAAGATTTTTCTATCAGTGTGGATCTTGGAGATGCAGAAGAttgtaaaaacatcaacaggATTTGATGTAACCATAAAGTTTGGAAACCACATTCAAGactttttgtttcttcatgttGACCAAATCAGTTTAATGCAAGTCTGAATCAAAACAGGTCGGTTATCGTGACACTGATGTGGAGAAAGTGTTTACTTACAAAGGCTGTCCTGGATGACATCATGTAACTGATTTTCACATGagactttatgtttttaaactaatttatcaAATTTAGCTTGAAATTGGCTGGTGGGCAGATCTCTACGACAGAGTCAATGCATTTCTTAAGCTGATACAGAGCTCCGGTTTATGTAAGGAAAACTAGAAGTgtctatattttttcattttaagttaCAAAATAAAGATACAAACAGATTCTGATTTAAATTTTTGTTGCAGTTATCAGTGATAATTTCGTCATGTACATTTGACCTACCTCTGGTAAACGACACAGCTAGCTCCCATTCTCCTTGTTTCTCAtggaaatgcaacaaaatatcAGCGCTTATAGAAGAGTAGAGCAGACATGTGGACACGTTGATGCCAAGGAAAAGCAGACGCTTTGTGAACCGTGTGGGGCAACTCTCACACAAGCAGCACTTTATATGTTAGACAGTCAACTTTAGACTCAAAGATTTAGCTGCTTACTGGAAATGACTAAAACTACATCAAAATTTACTTTCAAAATTAACGATGACTGAGAGACTAATGCCTAGCTGTTATTTCATTCCTCTTTAACTGATGACCTCAGACAGATCCTTCACTGACCAGTCTAATAACCACTCCCTGAACACCAAACGCCTGCAGGCAGGGCACCAAGAtgttgtttgtgctgtttgttgtttattgCTGCTTTTATAGTTTATAGCGGTTATTTTGTATTAAGAGTCACAATGTAGCTCCATGTACCTGCGCTCTGCATTATAAGCTCAAACATACCCAGCAAACATCCTGAGAGCCTCTCTCAGGTCAAAACTGACCATAGTACGATTGTTTCAGTCAACtcagaagtgtgtgtgttcaatTCATGTTTTAGGCTTCATTGGaccaattttttctttttgtatattttgttttgttataattGATTAAGGAAGAGTAGAACACAATTTTAGGACACAAAATTTCTTATCGTAGAAAGCAACAACATCCAGGCCACGGATGTGCATTTTAGATCGAGGGCCACATACAGCCAACTTTGATCTTAAGGAACAGACTGGAACAGGTCAGAATGGAGTCTTTGTTGGGCCGATTCTGGaccctgggccttatgtttgactcCCCTTATCTAGGCGATGTTAAAGAGTAGATCAAAATGATGTCTGTAATGTCTACAACTTAGTTCAAATTTAAGTTTGGAACATTTTTTTCTAACcaggataaaaaacaaaaaacaagttatTCAACATCAAAATGTTTGCTGGGTAGgtgaatatttacaaaaaaaggcCTTTATCtgccttttattatttttgcttactttaatttgtgtttttcgTTCCCTGCTTTAGCACTTTATTAACTGCACCTTACATTTATTTCAGCTCATTTGTCGTTAAGGCTtgactttcattttcttttgcttttgtgtaGAAACTTTGTACAAATGTTCCAGTTCTAATTAAAAGTGTTGCACGCCTCATCAAACTGGTCATATTTCATTACCACTGTTGTCTTGTGTGTTTCACAGACTGAAAGAGCCACTGCTGCTGCACTGAATTAaagttgtgtgtctttgtgttcttTGTGCATCTGTTCTGTTGTGTACAGATGGATACTGGGACTGTTCACAGTTTTGAAGATTTTATATAAAGTTCATTCTCGGatggatttaaataaagttattttttatatgaatacagtgactgtgtgtgtgtactcataTTCAATTATCTGTGAATATCTATTTTAAAATCATTGGTCTCACACGTGCTTTTTTACACCATTTGAAGCAGAACCATCATCTGAAGCTTTGTTTTTTGGTATTTACATGTCCTGTACAGTTTCTCGCTCTGTGGCGAGCTAGTTTTCCTCGCTTTGCATGCAGTTTAAAGACAATCTGTGACCCTCCCTGCTTCCCTCACAGCCTCTATGGTGAAAACACTCATATTACTAATAAGACTTACAGTAAAATATGATTGCTCACAAGAGTGACACTACTCCTGTTTTTCCCATGCATTATAATTTTACTAAACTTTAGGCAACATTACAGAATAATGGATGAGAAAATGTGCGAGGGAGGATAAATGCTTAGGCGAGACAGTCTGGGAAGAATAGTTTCTTGTTTCACGTGGGTTTTTATTCCACATGACTGAGAGTCGAGAGAGTTGTCCCGCCATCGTTCATAATGCCTGAGGTGTGCTGGTGTCCAGTAGAGCCATTTGAGGGTCTCCGATGCTAGCCTCCCAGCCAGCCCTCACATCTCGGGGCAGAGGCCTCTGTCACTGGCCCTAGATCTTGTCCCATTTCTGGCCTACTCTGTGAactcttcatttatgttttgaCTTGTGTGCGCCCCCTTTGTCTTTTGTCCTTGTCTTTTTCCAACTCGCACACTCACACTTGGATAACATTTTAATCAGTGGGTTAACTTTTGGTAggtagaaaagaaacagaagatgAGACTGGAGTGGAGATGGATAAAGCAGCAGTGGGATGGACTTCTCCATCTCCATATTTTGGTACCCCACAAAGAATGTGACGTTGAACAACATCCCAGCAGCAACAGGTTTGGTCCCAAGAACTACACACTTTGCCAAGAGTACTGCTGCTTATgttgaaactcagaaaccagtcttacttgttatcatctatcgttcacctgggccttacagagtttctctctgatttctcagactttatatctgatttagttctcagctcagataaaataattattgtgggtgattttaacatccatgtagatgctaaaaatgacagcctcagcatggcatttaatctgtaaatcattttcagctctgctccacCAGCTCCCCCTGGTGGTTGGGGAACATACTGCAGGTTGGGCACAGTAATAACAGGAACTGTTTATACTGTTTGTACGGTGCATAAAACAGTTACATATTTATGTAAACgtatttatttgtataaaaACTGAATTAAGCTGGACAGGCTGTGGTtagtttgtaataaaaatacacatttggcCTAAATTCACTGCTCTTGTATTGAAGTTTGTGCACAAACTTCAATACAAGAGCAGTGAAGGACACGCACTCTGTTActgagcactttgtttgaagcactttaagcactttaAGTTTACTACAGGCTTTGGGTGGATTTAACTCCATCAGTTTACCTAATTTTCCTATACTTGACTGCCTTATCTGGTTATTTGGAAGCTGATCATCTTTGTacccattttaaaaaattgtttttcatttctatttaaaaaaaagtgattagtatttgactttttgttttgcatttttgtgtattttgagaAAGATGCAATTAGGACTGATGTCGTCCTTTGTGAgtttataaaaagataaatgttctACACAGAATTTATAATGCTCACTTTATGGTGCCGATGTCCATGTTAgttgttttataaaaacatttgtgatgtttttaaattttcatgaaaaaatgttaaataaacaaaatgtaaagtaactgaatttccgtactttttttttttagtagtctACACTCACAACAtatcttttaattaataatcagATAATTTGAGTTTAGGTTGTAATATAATTGCATTGTGTTGCATCAAAATAATAAActacaagaaacacaaaaatattgaaattaaagtATACAGTCTTTGAGTAAAGctcaattaataaaatataaaatataatttaaaatttttaggttaacaataaatacaaattttgagTACCCATACTTAGAAGATATGAGTTTTTGTACTTAAATCTTTTGAGGTAATCAGTTTCCACAAAAGTTTTAAGTTCAGTCAACTTGTTCGGGTTTACAGTGTGTCACAGTGGGAGGCGGGTCACATATTGGCCTTAACACTTATATGACTGGGTAGCATTAGCAATTTACAGCCAGCagattcttttgtttgtttgttttctttccctcaAAAAAGGGATGGTGTGATAAAACGTTTTTTCAAGCCTTTACTTGGTATTTACTACAAAAtatgtgttgttttaattgtttgttaattttccccaatttcttattttgtttgaattcactgttttgcttttgtctgtAGAAACACTTTGCGTTTTCTACCTCCACATAGTAATAGTTACGCAAACCAAACAAGAAATGCAACAAGGCATTTGTTATCTCTTTGTAAACCGGTGATTCATTGTTGTGACATCCCAGGTTCaaagttcaaggttctttatttgtcacatgcatagttatacaagtataacacacagtgaaatgtagccggACACGCTCCTCGATATGTGCaaaaatttgggggggggggggggggaagaacattatatatatatatatctatagtatatacactgggtgaatgtgcagtagtagcagcaagcaggtgaattctgtacattaatatgaatagacatctgactattttacaggatagacaatataaacatttaaaattaaaggaatttgaaatgtacattgtgccttggtttagtgtctggaagagtcctgtctcagtcaattatagatgatgtgagagggcgggtgtgtgtgtttagggcacggatggcttggggatagaagctcctcttgagtctctctgtccttgcctggatgatgcggaaccttctaccagattgcaggagttggaacagtttgttccAGGATGGGACgagtccttcagtatctgcgctgctctagtccggcatctcctggtgtaggtgtcctgaagcggggggagagcaatcctgcagcagcgttctgctgtacggatcactctctggagagctttttggtccttcacacagctgttcccaaaccacgatgtcatgttctgtgtgaggatgctctccacagcgcctgtatagaaaatcctgaggatctttggagagaccctgaacttcctcagttgtcgtaggtgatacaggcgctgcctagcctttttggtctggacctgaatgtgggcagcccatgtcaggtctgaggagatgtggacaccaagatacttgaaggactgcaccctctccactggagctccattgatgataatgggcttgtagtctctgtgctaaccctgatttacgaataaattctttacaaatcctaccatgtggattcatggattttttttcacattctgtctctcacagttgaagtgtacctctggtgcaaattactgacctctgtcatcattttaggtgggggaacttgcacaatcggtggctgactaaatatttttttgccccactgtatgtgcagccctgtttatagttttctgtgcatttcaaacattgtcctttctgatgtttttttttttttttttttatctaaagtAACATGGCTGCTATGAGGCCAGCTGTGGACCTTGCCCTACAAATGATCCAGGACGGATGGGATGAAGAGACCATCGGAGGCATTGACTCAGAATCGGACATCTCAGATATAGAGGACCCAGACTATTGTCGTCCCCCTCCCCCCGAACAAGACTAGTCAGATACAGAGGAGTcctctgaagaggaaatggatattGAGTCTAACAGAATGAGCCCCTCTTACTGCTCTGGCCACAATATTCTGAATTAGTCGGCCAGGGCTTGCACCTGGGTTTAGTACTGTGTCCCCAGTAAATTCATGGAAGATGTTCAtgtgtgataatataatagaAGAGGTGctgacatgcacaaacatggaGGCATGAAGAGTAGCCACAGACAGGggaaaagagtggaaaaatgtaatcaaacaaaAGCTCCTGGCCTTCATTTGATTGACCATTTTTGCAGGAAGTGAGAAGAACTGGGATGTAccagtcagtgtgttttttgGGAGTCCTCTGCATAACCCATTGTACAAGGCCACTATGTCAattcaaagatttaaagataCTGACCGTTTCTTGCACTTTGATGACAAGAGGACCAGAGCCtactgactgaaaacaaaccacatgGCAGCTTTCAGCTACATATGGGGCCTGTTGCTGGTCAACTGCATGCAGAAATTCATCCTCAGTGATTGTGTTACAGTGGATGAACAACTTGTGCCTTTCAGAGG
Proteins encoded in this window:
- the LOC113018979 gene encoding myelin-oligodendrocyte glycoprotein-like isoform X1, with protein sequence MSVYNSFFEDSSFLWTSILCSAFSVWTLVQGEVLVIGSNLPIIAAPGDDVILPCHLEPTFNVQGMTVEWSKPDLKPDPSDRLSRVEYVHLYRDRQEVPDMKMASYFRRTELFMDDMKHGNISLKILNVSEEDNGRYRCFIPKLRSRVKSAIVELIVDPNFAKTSTTETPLHFQTPDPQDATPANAGRSRVSVVAVVITFMSVLVVVAFSACFSRCLHQKLNKLSEGKTTQSQV
- the LOC113018979 gene encoding myelin-oligodendrocyte glycoprotein-like isoform X2, yielding MSVYNSFFEDSSFLWTSILCSAFSVWTLVQGEVLVIGSNLPIIAAPGDDVILPCHLEPTFNVQGMTVEWSKPDLKPDPSDRLSRVEYVHLYRDRQEVPDMKMASYFRRTELFMDDMKHGNISLKILNVSEEDNGRYRCFIPKLRSRVKSAIVELIVDPNFAKTSTTETPLHFQTPDPQDATPANGRSRVSVVAVVITFMSVLVVVAFSACFSRCLHQKLNKLSEGKTTQSQV